The proteins below are encoded in one region of Paralysiella testudinis:
- a CDS encoding cell division protein ZapA, with product MQIQQVQVDILGRQFNIGTPASEHDTLVQAVHMLNDKIAAIQSSGRIVETDKIVIMAALNLTHDLLKLTVQDDLAIGEFERKISAMVQCCDEAVAQAQSQTV from the coding sequence ATGCAGATTCAACAAGTGCAAGTGGATATTTTGGGGCGTCAATTCAATATCGGCACCCCCGCATCCGAACACGACACGCTGGTGCAGGCCGTGCACATGCTGAATGACAAAATCGCCGCCATTCAAAGCTCCGGACGCATTGTGGAAACCGATAAAATCGTGATTATGGCCGCTTTAAACCTTACCCATGATTTGCTGAAATTAACCGTACAAGATGATTTGGCAATTGGCGAGTTTGAGCGTAAAATAAGTGCCATGGTTCAGTGCTGCGATGAAGCAGTGGCGCAGGCACAAAGCCAAACAGTTTGA
- a CDS encoding ABC transporter substrate-binding protein, protein MNKKLWSVGVACVLAACGNQAQNHAVNNNGDSSSAPTAEATVNILYLQGDKDETARQGVDLALAEVNEKAWKIQGQTVRFVLRNVEGHKEAALLSAIKSRQPAAALGDIDPAQAAVLQQQNLPAVSLRAEPTEADGKTVFHINATARQQGSLIGQYLAVQQGLDKIAVVSHGQQTELTQALQDRVQTAGARADMYILGKTNQADVRQLVLQLKTAQPNLIFYSGDAKSAAMLVRKLQQNKVLVPVMMTQEALGKSFIQQAASYAPGSMAVMAGMPLAQLAGADRFGAAFAQRFHTEPDEAAAAAYDGTWALLTAMKLADSTAPQTYASKLKTLNMSGGLLSGALTFDNQGQRNEAVLTVYQVEEGGWVVADSIRANPNQAQTTP, encoded by the coding sequence GTGAACAAAAAATTATGGTCTGTGGGCGTGGCTTGCGTGTTGGCCGCATGTGGCAACCAGGCGCAAAACCATGCCGTCAACAACAATGGCGACAGCAGCAGCGCACCAACAGCAGAAGCCACGGTCAACATTCTGTATTTACAGGGCGATAAGGATGAGACGGCACGCCAAGGCGTGGATTTGGCACTGGCCGAAGTGAATGAAAAGGCTTGGAAAATCCAAGGCCAAACCGTGCGTTTTGTGCTGCGCAATGTGGAAGGGCACAAAGAAGCCGCCTTATTGTCGGCGATTAAATCGCGTCAACCGGCAGCGGCACTGGGCGACATCGACCCGGCGCAAGCAGCGGTGTTGCAGCAGCAAAATTTGCCTGCCGTTAGCTTGCGTGCCGAGCCCACCGAGGCCGACGGCAAAACCGTATTCCACATCAATGCCACTGCCCGCCAACAAGGCAGCTTGATTGGCCAATATCTGGCGGTGCAGCAAGGCCTGGATAAAATCGCCGTGGTCAGCCACGGCCAGCAAACCGAATTAACCCAAGCTTTGCAAGACCGGGTGCAAACCGCCGGCGCTCGTGCCGACATGTATATTTTGGGTAAAACCAATCAGGCCGATGTGCGCCAGCTGGTGTTGCAGCTGAAAACCGCGCAGCCAAATTTGATTTTTTACAGTGGCGACGCCAAGTCGGCGGCCATGTTGGTGCGTAAATTACAGCAAAATAAAGTGCTGGTGCCGGTGATGATGACCCAAGAAGCACTGGGCAAAAGCTTTATTCAGCAAGCCGCATCCTATGCGCCGGGCAGCATGGCGGTGATGGCGGGCATGCCGCTGGCGCAGCTGGCCGGTGCGGATCGTTTTGGTGCCGCTTTTGCCCAGCGCTTCCATACTGAGCCGGATGAAGCGGCGGCTGCGGCCTACGATGGCACTTGGGCGCTGCTCACAGCAATGAAGCTGGCCGACAGCACTGCACCGCAAACCTATGCCAGCAAGCTCAAAACCTTAAATATGAGCGGTGGCTTGCTTAGCGGCGCACTTACATTTGATAATCAGGGCCAGCGCAATGAAGCGGTGCTCACTGTGTATCAGGTGGAAGAAGGTGGCTGGGTAGTGGCCGACAGCATTCGTGCCAACCCCAATCAAGCCCAAACCACCCCCTAG
- a CDS encoding NAD(P)H-dependent glycerol-3-phosphate dehydrogenase, producing the protein MNICIMGAGAWGTALAIHFAHHGHPVALWTHNADHAAVLAAERCNRRYLPDFDFPPTLAVLSQLPAAADLVIVATPVAGLRSSAAALQAAGLGLVPVLAACKGFEQGTGLLPQQVLADVLTGNNCIGLLSGPSFAQELAQQLPCAVTLASANLPWVKALSGALNTPVLRLYANQDVVGVGVGGAVKNVMAIATGIADGLNYGMNARAALMTRGLAEISRLSLALGAEATTLMGLAGMGDLILTCTGSLSRNRRVGLMLAEGKNLQQILLELGHVAEGVYTIDEAQRQAQQLGVDMPVVQVLHDLIHGKIDVAAVAEVLMDRRPKVE; encoded by the coding sequence ATGAATATCTGTATCATGGGTGCCGGTGCTTGGGGTACGGCGCTGGCGATTCATTTCGCCCATCATGGCCACCCAGTGGCGCTATGGACACACAATGCCGACCATGCCGCCGTATTGGCGGCCGAGCGGTGCAACCGGCGCTATCTGCCCGATTTTGATTTTCCGCCCACTTTGGCGGTGCTGTCGCAGCTGCCCGCCGCGGCTGATTTGGTGATTGTGGCTACACCGGTGGCCGGTTTGCGCAGCAGTGCGGCTGCTTTGCAGGCGGCGGGGTTGGGGCTGGTGCCGGTGCTGGCGGCCTGCAAAGGCTTTGAGCAGGGCACGGGTTTGCTGCCGCAACAAGTGCTGGCCGATGTATTGACGGGCAACAACTGCATCGGTTTATTGTCCGGCCCCAGCTTTGCGCAAGAGCTGGCACAGCAGCTGCCTTGTGCCGTCACCTTGGCTTCGGCCAATCTGCCGTGGGTTAAAGCCTTGTCCGGTGCGCTCAATACACCAGTATTGCGCCTGTATGCCAATCAGGACGTGGTGGGCGTGGGGGTGGGCGGTGCGGTTAAAAACGTGATGGCGATTGCCACCGGCATTGCCGACGGCCTCAATTACGGCATGAATGCCCGCGCTGCCTTGATGACGCGCGGCTTGGCGGAAATTTCCCGTTTGAGCTTGGCATTGGGTGCCGAAGCCACTACCTTGATGGGTTTGGCGGGCATGGGCGATTTGATTCTCACCTGCACCGGCTCTTTGTCGCGCAACCGCCGCGTCGGCTTGATGTTGGCGGAAGGTAAAAATTTGCAACAAATTCTGCTTGAGCTTGGGCATGTGGCCGAAGGCGTGTATACCATTGATGAGGCGCAGCGCCAGGCGCAGCAGCTGGGGGTGGATATGCCGGTGGTGCAGGTTTTGCATGATTTGATTCACGGCAAAATTGATGTGGCCGCCGTGGCCGAAGTATTGATGGATCGTCGCCCTAAAGTAGAGTAA
- the fabF gene encoding beta-ketoacyl-ACP synthase II, with translation MSKKRVVITGLGQVSPVGNDIVGAWQNLTAGVSGIGTITRFDASDLACQIAGEVKDFDIGQYISAKEARRMDVFIHYGIAAAFQAIADAGLDDTPNLDKTRVGVNIGSGIGGLPAIEATAKTVFEQGVRKINPFFIPSSLINLIAGHITILKGYQGPSYGMVSACTTGAHSIGDAARMIVYGDADVMVAGGAEGAVCTLGIGGFAAMKALSTRNDDPATASRPWDKGRDGFVMGEGAGVMVLEEYEHAKKRGARIYAELVGFGMSSDAYHITAPSAEGPAAAVQHALKDAGLNPQDIDYVNAHGTSTPLGDVNETNALKLAFGEHAYKLVVNSTKSMTGHLLGGAGGVEAVYTTLAVYHQKSPPTINLAEQDIEAGCDLDYCANEARDLNIRAAISNSFGFGGTNGTLVIKRFSD, from the coding sequence ATGAGCAAAAAAAGAGTGGTCATCACCGGCTTGGGCCAGGTATCGCCTGTGGGCAACGACATTGTCGGCGCCTGGCAAAACCTCACTGCCGGTGTCAGCGGCATTGGCACCATCACCCGTTTTGATGCTTCCGATTTGGCCTGCCAGATTGCCGGCGAAGTGAAAGATTTCGACATCGGCCAATACATCAGTGCCAAAGAAGCCCGGCGCATGGACGTGTTTATCCATTACGGCATTGCCGCCGCTTTTCAAGCGATTGCCGATGCCGGTTTAGACGACACCCCAAATTTGGACAAAACCCGCGTAGGCGTGAACATCGGCTCCGGCATCGGCGGGCTGCCCGCCATTGAGGCCACCGCCAAAACCGTGTTTGAGCAAGGCGTGCGCAAAATCAACCCGTTTTTTATTCCCAGCTCGCTGATTAACCTGATTGCCGGACACATCACCATCCTCAAAGGCTATCAAGGCCCCAGCTACGGCATGGTATCGGCCTGCACCACCGGTGCGCACAGCATTGGTGATGCCGCACGCATGATTGTGTACGGTGATGCCGACGTGATGGTGGCCGGTGGTGCCGAAGGCGCGGTTTGCACTTTGGGCATTGGTGGTTTTGCCGCCATGAAAGCGTTGTCCACCCGCAACGACGACCCGGCCACCGCATCACGCCCGTGGGACAAAGGCCGCGACGGCTTTGTGATGGGCGAAGGCGCCGGGGTGATGGTGTTGGAAGAATACGAACACGCCAAAAAACGCGGCGCGCGCATTTATGCCGAGCTGGTGGGTTTTGGCATGAGTTCGGATGCCTACCACATCACCGCGCCCAGTGCCGAAGGCCCCGCCGCAGCGGTGCAGCACGCACTCAAAGATGCCGGTTTGAACCCGCAAGACATTGATTATGTCAACGCCCACGGCACGTCCACACCCTTGGGTGATGTCAACGAAACCAATGCCCTGAAACTGGCCTTTGGCGAACATGCCTACAAATTGGTGGTGAATTCCACCAAATCGATGACCGGCCATTTGCTTGGCGGTGCGGGCGGCGTGGAAGCGGTGTACACCACCTTGGCGGTTTACCACCAAAAATCCCCACCCACCATCAATTTGGCCGAGCAAGACATTGAAGCCGGTTGCGATTTGGATTACTGCGCCAACGAAGCACGCGACCTCAATATCCGCGCCGCAATTTCCAATTCCTTCGGTTTTGGCGGCACCAATGGCACTTTGGTGATTAAGCGCTTTAGCGATTAA
- the acpP gene encoding acyl carrier protein translates to MENNIEQRVKKIVAEQLGVSEAEVKNESSFQEDLGADSLDTVELVMALEEAFGCEIPDEEAEKITTVQQAIDFVSAHLN, encoded by the coding sequence ATGGAAAACAACATCGAACAACGCGTGAAGAAAATTGTTGCAGAACAATTGGGCGTGAGCGAAGCCGAAGTGAAAAACGAATCTTCTTTCCAAGAAGATTTGGGCGCCGACTCGCTGGACACCGTTGAGCTGGTTATGGCTTTGGAAGAAGCCTTCGGTTGCGAAATTCCGGATGAAGAAGCCGAGAAAATCACCACCGTACAGCAAGCCATTGATTTTGTTAGCGCACATCTGAACTAA